One window of the Clostridium sp. MB40-C1 genome contains the following:
- a CDS encoding type I restriction endonuclease subunit R — protein MNEEQFETELIQYITSGTITRPEHLEGISDFIVREKPADYCIKTKLWKYEPKIKTTEKLWDNFKEILERHNQNTLDHPLSTVEFNQVKKIISDIQTPYEAGQFLYGLNGVSQIEIDLDDGRHVFLTVFDQKQIGAGDTVYQVVNQIERPAVITGKQNRRFDTTLLINGLPIIQIEEKRDTHDVNEALNQMHQYSQENQYRDIFSTLQILVAITPNNVKYMANTTSDKFNKDFAFNWQRKSDNTIVRNWKEFADSMLSIPMAHQMATNYMILDGTKNKQMLKVMRPYQVYATQNVIENLKRVDFELCTNKVGYIWHTTGSGKTITSFKTAWLASRMPKVDKVVFVVDRIALTKQTNENYRAYDPDASEDMIGSVQNTYNTNDLSRKLKSKDNNIVVTSVQKLDTLVKRKSFKSPDKNIVFIVDEAHRSTGGESFEKIQKAFKKSAWVGYTGTPMFDETTNGLRTEDIFGPLLHAYTIREAIADRNVLGFKVDFETTIDEEQMKLKYLPSFYRERYPKWSEEKIIEKINNLSQEDMDDAVEPSFYDENPDHIKLVVEDIFKNWRNRSNEGKYNALFTTHVGGGKASTPMAMMYFNEFQRVNDENKKNGGQTLKVAVTFSQNSSNNDSMIATNQGLHDAINAYNKEFGTSFGMDDVAGYTQDVTSRLNKTATDKNFLDIVIVVDQLLTGFDAPELNTLYVDRTLKGAGLIQAYSRTNRIADMQEKPWGRIVNYRWPAQNEKLMNQALAIYANKASAILSEDEKRKSNQKDGIIAKPFEDVFNEVKEVAQKLSSLTNEFQQLPPSEKQKEYMLDLLRDYNVGMAKLKQYEPEEVDGNAVGFNYENPDELVEKLGMTSEQETMLTTVLTNELKQHISKEKKIPFYQIELKMTHVKDVKIDYDYLTELVEQLLNQVHEGKSQEAQATKEKIDQFANGLEDRSYAMKIMNAAMAIIKGHYPPEGTNLKYPVKLSDSEQIIQAANNVSLDRLFLDFRVKWGITDIITSAQMRELFSRHRYGLQDLDDTGQIRDIIAKASVDYKTLAHNEDVQALSKIKYRNGLREAIYELADDQAEI, from the coding sequence ATGAATGAAGAGCAATTTGAAACTGAGTTAATACAATATATTACCAGTGGAACCATAACTAGACCTGAACATCTAGAAGGAATCAGCGACTTTATTGTTAGGGAAAAACCTGCTGATTACTGTATAAAAACAAAACTGTGGAAGTATGAACCAAAAATTAAAACTACAGAAAAGCTTTGGGATAACTTCAAAGAGATTCTTGAGAGGCACAATCAAAATACACTTGATCATCCATTAAGTACTGTAGAATTTAATCAAGTCAAAAAGATTATATCTGATATTCAAACACCATATGAAGCTGGACAATTTTTATATGGACTTAATGGTGTATCGCAAATCGAAATTGATCTAGATGACGGTCGTCACGTATTTTTAACAGTTTTTGATCAAAAACAAATTGGTGCTGGAGATACAGTGTATCAAGTAGTTAATCAAATTGAACGTCCTGCAGTTATCACTGGAAAACAAAATCGTCGTTTTGATACGACACTTCTTATTAATGGTCTACCTATAATACAAATTGAAGAAAAACGTGATACACATGATGTCAATGAAGCACTAAATCAAATGCATCAATATTCCCAAGAAAACCAATATCGGGATATTTTTTCTACTCTGCAAATATTGGTGGCAATTACACCAAATAACGTGAAGTATATGGCTAATACCACATCAGATAAGTTTAATAAGGACTTTGCTTTTAACTGGCAACGTAAAAGTGATAATACGATTGTACGTAATTGGAAAGAATTTGCTGATTCAATGTTAAGTATTCCAATGGCACATCAAATGGCTACTAATTATATGATCTTGGATGGCACAAAAAACAAACAAATGCTAAAGGTAATGCGTCCATATCAAGTATATGCTACCCAGAATGTAATTGAAAATCTAAAACGAGTTGATTTTGAGCTTTGCACAAATAAAGTAGGTTATATCTGGCATACTACTGGTTCTGGTAAAACAATCACTAGTTTTAAAACAGCTTGGCTTGCAAGTCGTATGCCAAAAGTTGATAAAGTTGTATTCGTAGTAGATAGAATTGCTTTAACAAAACAAACAAATGAAAATTATAGAGCCTATGATCCAGATGCTAGTGAAGATATGATAGGTAGTGTTCAAAATACATATAATACTAATGATTTAAGTCGTAAACTAAAGAGTAAAGATAATAATATTGTTGTTACTTCTGTTCAAAAGCTTGATACTTTAGTAAAACGTAAGTCTTTTAAATCACCTGATAAAAATATTGTATTTATCGTGGATGAGGCACATCGTTCAACTGGTGGTGAAAGTTTTGAAAAGATACAAAAAGCTTTTAAGAAGTCTGCTTGGGTTGGTTATACGGGAACACCAATGTTTGACGAAACAACTAATGGCTTACGCACTGAAGATATTTTTGGACCATTGTTACACGCTTATACCATTCGTGAAGCAATAGCAGATAGAAATGTTTTGGGCTTTAAAGTGGATTTTGAAACAACAATTGATGAAGAACAAATGAAATTGAAATATCTACCAAGTTTCTATAGAGAACGTTATCCGAAGTGGTCTGAAGAAAAAATTATAGAAAAGATTAATAATCTAAGTCAAGAAGATATGGATGATGCGGTTGAACCAAGTTTCTATGATGAAAATCCAGATCACATCAAGTTAGTAGTTGAAGATATTTTCAAGAACTGGCGAAATCGTTCAAATGAAGGTAAGTATAATGCACTCTTTACCACTCATGTTGGTGGTGGGAAAGCTAGTACTCCAATGGCAATGATGTATTTTAATGAATTTCAACGAGTAAATGATGAGAACAAGAAAAACGGTGGACAAACATTAAAAGTAGCAGTTACATTTAGTCAAAACTCATCTAATAATGATAGTATGATTGCCACTAATCAAGGCTTACATGATGCTATTAATGCATATAATAAAGAGTTTGGTACAAGCTTTGGTATGGATGATGTAGCAGGATATACACAAGATGTTACTAGTCGTCTGAATAAAACTGCTACAGATAAGAATTTTTTAGATATTGTGATTGTGGTAGATCAACTTTTGACTGGATTTGATGCACCAGAACTTAATACCCTTTACGTAGATAGAACACTTAAAGGGGCTGGACTTATTCAAGCCTATTCAAGAACAAATCGTATTGCTGATATGCAAGAAAAACCTTGGGGGCGTATTGTAAATTATCGTTGGCCTGCTCAAAATGAGAAGTTGATGAATCAAGCCCTTGCAATTTATGCTAACAAAGCTTCAGCAATTTTATCAGAAGATGAGAAGCGTAAATCTAACCAAAAGGATGGTATTATTGCTAAACCTTTTGAAGATGTATTTAATGAAGTTAAAGAGGTTGCTCAGAAATTATCCAGCTTAACTAATGAGTTTCAACAATTACCACCTTCTGAGAAGCAAAAAGAATATATGCTTGATTTATTGCGTGATTATAATGTTGGTATGGCTAAATTAAAACAATATGAACCTGAAGAAGTTGATGGAAATGCAGTAGGTTTCAATTACGAAAATCCTGATGAGTTAGTTGAAAAATTAGGCATGACAAGTGAACAAGAAACTATGCTTACTACAGTTTTAACCAATGAGCTTAAACAACATATATCAAAAGAAAAGAAAATTCCTTTTTATCAAATTGAGTTAAAAATGACCCATGTGAAAGATGTGAAAATAGATTATGATTATTTAACTGAATTGGTGGAACAATTATTAAATCAAGTACATGAGGGTAAGAGCCAAGAAGCACAAGCTACAAAAGAGAAAATTGATCAATTTGCAAATGGTTTAGAAGATAGAAGTTATGCTATGAAGATTATGAATGCAGCAATGGCTATTATCAAAGGGCATTATCCGCCGGAGGGTACTAATCTTAAATATCCAGTAAAACTTAGCGATAGTGAGCAAATTATTCAAGCGGCTAACAATGTAAGTCTTGATAGACTATTCTTAGATTTTCGAGTAAAGTGGGGAATTACAGATATTATCACAAGTGCTCAGATGCGTGAATTATTTAGTCGCCATCGTTATGGATTACAAGATTTAGATGATACTGGTCAAATTCGAGATATAATTGCAAAAGCAAGCGTGGATTATAAGACGTTAGCACACAACGAAGACGTGCAAGCCTTATCTAAAATCAAGTACCGCAACGGTTTGCGTGAGGCCATTTATGAATTAGCTGATGATCAGGCTGAAATCTAA
- a CDS encoding helix-turn-helix domain-containing protein, whose product MALTKKELGKLVKEAREIKSNKIGKKYTQQMLANDIDKSQSYIGDIESGRTYPSFVILNSIASVCGVPISFFEDRSKLNKEIETFIKLQLTNLNDTEIHNIREALKNDPEIKTDYIHEYIKTNYSSLNNLFETPESLIKFMLKHPAMIKFCGIDMDKLDKSELDNFATDLLSHLKLLSYKYKK is encoded by the coding sequence ATGGCACTTACAAAAAAAGAACTTGGAAAATTAGTGAAAGAGGCTAGAGAAATAAAATCAAATAAAATTGGTAAAAAATATACTCAGCAAATGTTAGCAAATGACATAGATAAATCTCAAAGTTACATTGGAGATATTGAATCTGGAAGGACTTATCCTAGTTTTGTAATTTTAAATTCGATAGCCTCTGTTTGTGGTGTTCCTATTAGTTTTTTTGAGGACAGAAGTAAGCTTAATAAAGAGATAGAGACTTTTATCAAATTACAACTTACAAATTTAAATGATACAGAAATTCACAATATAAGAGAAGCATTAAAGAACGATCCTGAAATTAAAACAGACTACATCCATGAGTATATAAAAACCAATTATAGTTCTCTAAACAATTTATTTGAAACTCCCGAGAGCCTTATAAAATTCATGCTAAAACATCCTGCAATGATAAAATTCTGTGGAATAGATATGGATAAACTAGACAAAAGTGAATTAGACAATTTTGCAACTGACTTATTATCTCACTTAAAACTTCTCAGTTATAAATATAAAAAGTAA
- a CDS encoding restriction endonuclease subunit S: MDKNEVNVPKIRFPGFTDPWEQRKLKQLASFAKGQGYSKNDLTDAGTPIILYGRLYTKYQSVISEVDTFVIPKNGSVYSTGKEVIVPASGETAEDIARASAIAISGFLLGGDLNIIYPNKDISTVFLALSISNGKQQKELSKKAQGKSVVHLHNSDLENVTISYPCIEEQERIGSVFANVDNLITLHQRKLNHLQDKKKGLLQKMFPQNGESFPELRFPGFTDPWEQRKFMEVFAERRDKTVVENEDILLSCAINGMFLNSELFGHFRGSSTIGYLKVKKNDLILSAQNLHLGNANVNLRFEHGIISPAYKVFEFIDSDPNFIQSWVKKDATKNFFLAATTEGASQCRKNIEWKTLYNQKMLLPSRKEQEVIGAFFNNIDNFITLHQRKLEHLQQQKKGLLQQMFI; this comes from the coding sequence ATGGACAAAAATGAAGTTAATGTACCTAAAATAAGATTTCCAGGATTTACTGACCCTTGGGAACAGCGTAAGTTAAAACAACTTGCTAGTTTTGCAAAAGGACAGGGTTACTCAAAAAATGATTTAACAGATGCAGGTACCCCGATTATTTTATATGGAAGGTTATATACAAAGTATCAATCTGTCATATCAGAAGTAGATACTTTTGTGATTCCAAAAAATGGTTCAGTTTATAGCACCGGAAAAGAAGTTATTGTTCCTGCTTCTGGCGAAACTGCTGAGGATATTGCAAGAGCCTCAGCTATTGCAATATCAGGCTTTCTGCTAGGTGGAGACTTGAATATTATCTATCCTAATAAGGATATCAGCACGGTATTTTTAGCACTTTCAATTTCAAATGGAAAGCAGCAAAAAGAATTATCAAAAAAGGCACAAGGAAAGTCGGTTGTTCATCTACACAATTCAGATTTAGAGAACGTTACAATTTCTTACCCTTGCATAGAAGAACAAGAGAGAATTGGAAGTGTATTTGCCAATGTCGACAACCTTATCACCCTTCATCAGCGTAAGTTAAATCACTTACAAGATAAGAAGAAAGGTTTGTTGCAAAAAATGTTTCCTCAAAATGGTGAAAGTTTTCCAGAACTTCGTTTTCCGGGATTTACTGATCCTTGGGAACAGCGTAAGTTCATGGAAGTATTTGCAGAAAGAAGGGATAAGACAGTTGTAGAGAATGAAGATATTTTACTATCATGTGCAATAAATGGGATGTTCTTGAATTCTGAGTTGTTTGGTCATTTTAGAGGTAGTAGTACAATAGGTTACCTGAAAGTAAAAAAGAACGATTTAATATTGTCTGCACAGAATCTTCATCTAGGAAATGCGAATGTTAATCTGCGTTTTGAACATGGGATTATTTCTCCTGCATATAAAGTATTTGAATTTATAGATAGCGATCCTAATTTTATTCAATCTTGGGTTAAGAAAGATGCAACAAAGAATTTTTTCTTGGCTGCAACAACTGAGGGGGCTAGTCAGTGTAGAAAGAATATTGAGTGGAAAACCCTATATAATCAAAAAATGCTTCTACCAAGTAGAAAAGAGCAGGAAGTTATTGGTGCATTTTTTAATAATATTGATAACTTTATCACCCTTCATCAGCGTAAGTTAGAGCATTTACAACAACAAAAGAAGGGACTTTTACAACAAATGTTTATATAA
- a CDS encoding helix-turn-helix domain-containing protein — protein MQEYLYTVEEVATILKVNKNTVYDLIRSGLLIALKLGRLKVTKTTLLKFLSDYDGKDLSDLDNIKELSF, from the coding sequence ATGCAGGAATATTTGTATACAGTTGAAGAAGTAGCAACTATTTTAAAAGTAAATAAAAATACTGTATATGACTTGATAAGAAGTGGACTTTTGATAGCTCTTAAATTAGGAAGACTCAAAGTTACAAAGACAACATTGTTGAAATTTTTAAGTGATTATGATGGAAAGGATCTATCAGATTTAGATAATATAAAAGAGTTAAGTTTTTGA
- a CDS encoding type I restriction-modification system subunit M — protein MSNNIQSITNKLWAMANELRGTMDASEYKNYILAFMFYRYLSEHQEEYLLKNNVIDVIEGESINESYNSQVDESELEDYLQDISASLGYAIAPKDTWQSLIDKINDSQVIPSDYQTIFDNFNKNAELNKEAVKDFRGVFNDINLGDSRLGNSTNERAKSLNNIVKLVDSIEYKGNDGKDILGEIYEYLIGQFAANAGKKGGEFYTPHQVSKILAKVVTEGVEKSDELFSVYDPTMGSGSLLLTVGQELPKGTPMKYFGQELNTTTYNLARMNLMMHGISYNNMVLSNADTLESDWPDGPDAKGIDHPRSFDAVVANPPYSAKWDNDETKLKDPRFSEYGKLAPASKADYAFILHSIYHLNKTGTMAIVLPHGVLFRGAAEGKIRETLIGKNYLDTIIGLPANLFYGTSIPTVILVLKKNRENKDILFIDASNDFEKSKNQNNLRDEDIDKIIKTYKERKDAPKYAHLASIEEIRENDFNLNIPRYVDTFEEEEPIDLEEVNKQLQQDNKEIAELEAEINEQLKILGVKI, from the coding sequence ATGAGCAATAATATACAATCAATTACTAATAAATTATGGGCAATGGCAAATGAATTACGTGGAACGATGGATGCATCAGAGTACAAAAATTATATATTGGCATTTATGTTTTATAGATATTTATCAGAACATCAAGAGGAGTATTTGTTAAAGAATAATGTTATTGATGTTATAGAGGGGGAGTCTATTAATGAATCCTATAATTCACAAGTAGATGAGTCAGAGTTAGAAGATTATCTACAAGATATTTCAGCAAGCTTAGGATATGCAATTGCTCCAAAGGATACGTGGCAGTCATTGATTGATAAAATTAATGATTCACAAGTTATTCCTAGTGACTATCAAACTATTTTTGATAACTTTAATAAAAATGCAGAATTAAATAAAGAAGCAGTAAAAGATTTCCGTGGAGTATTTAATGATATTAATTTAGGAGATTCTCGTCTTGGGAATTCTACAAATGAACGCGCTAAATCACTTAACAACATAGTAAAGTTAGTTGATAGTATTGAATACAAAGGTAATGATGGAAAAGACATTTTAGGTGAAATATATGAATACCTAATTGGTCAATTTGCGGCTAATGCTGGTAAAAAAGGTGGAGAATTCTATACACCACATCAAGTAAGTAAGATTTTAGCTAAAGTAGTAACAGAAGGTGTAGAAAAATCAGATGAATTATTTAGTGTATATGACCCAACAATGGGATCAGGTTCGTTATTACTTACTGTAGGTCAAGAATTACCAAAAGGCACTCCCATGAAGTACTTTGGTCAAGAATTAAATACAACTACATATAACTTGGCACGTATGAATTTAATGATGCATGGTATATCTTATAACAATATGGTATTAAGTAATGCTGATACTTTGGAAAGTGATTGGCCAGATGGTCCAGATGCAAAAGGTATTGATCATCCACGTAGCTTTGATGCAGTAGTTGCAAATCCACCATATTCGGCAAAATGGGATAATGATGAAACTAAATTAAAAGACCCACGTTTTAGTGAATATGGAAAGTTAGCACCAGCTTCAAAGGCAGATTACGCCTTTATATTGCATAGTATATATCATTTAAATAAGACTGGAACAATGGCTATTGTTTTACCTCATGGAGTTTTGTTTAGAGGTGCAGCAGAAGGAAAAATAAGAGAAACTTTAATTGGTAAAAATTATCTTGATACAATAATTGGATTACCAGCAAATTTATTTTATGGAACAAGTATTCCAACGGTAATTTTAGTGTTAAAGAAGAATCGTGAAAATAAAGATATATTATTTATTGATGCAAGTAATGATTTTGAAAAGAGTAAGAATCAAAATAATTTAAGAGATGAAGATATTGATAAAATCATAAAGACATATAAGGAACGTAAAGATGCTCCTAAGTATGCTCATTTGGCATCTATTGAAGAAATTAGAGAAAATGATTTTAATTTAAACATACCACGCTATGTTGATACTTTTGAGGAAGAGGAACCAATTGATTTAGAAGAAGTAAATAAGCAGTTACAACAAGATAATAAGGAAATTGCTGAGCTTGAAGCTGAGATTAATGAACAACTGAAGATTTTAGGCGTAAAAATTTAA
- a CDS encoding DnaD domain-containing protein, with protein MAKYRQVETQFWSDGFVLDLTPEEKYFYLYLMTNSKTTQCGVFELPKRIIETETGYNRDTVDKLLKRFTEYGKIQYSNETKEIMILNWVKYNQPNNTNAIKCVNKELTNIKNKRFINAFYLQCKKQNLDVASIFEGTEDKVNKVDDEYYEESQIDDDEFEDICDEDYESEGNQQAEDLKGSSERGLVGACKGLPSNKVISNKEEVISNKHKVKNKKHKIKNNKQKVKSNSNKNNKEKQKCDYEIENKEHEEAKYSKAKHSDCEETKDTTITVTSTAASKAEFKDIISVFENNIHPIVPMEYEKIIDWSSKFSYDLIIMAIEEAVNNSVRNMRYIEKILYTWLSNGITTSQGVEAYKREWENRKKGKSKNSSMDQWNYSGQRSYDYDKLEKKLLGLDSTEDEECG; from the coding sequence ATGGCTAAATATAGGCAAGTAGAAACTCAATTTTGGAGTGATGGATTTGTTTTAGATCTTACACCAGAGGAAAAATACTTTTATTTGTATCTTATGACTAATTCAAAAACAACTCAATGTGGCGTTTTTGAACTTCCAAAGAGAATAATAGAAACTGAAACTGGATACAACAGAGATACTGTAGATAAATTATTGAAAAGGTTTACTGAGTATGGGAAGATTCAATATTCTAATGAAACTAAAGAAATAATGATATTAAATTGGGTTAAATATAACCAGCCTAATAATACTAATGCAATAAAATGTGTTAATAAGGAGCTTACAAATATAAAAAATAAGAGGTTTATTAATGCATTTTATCTGCAATGTAAGAAGCAAAATTTAGATGTTGCAAGTATCTTTGAAGGAACTGAAGATAAAGTCAATAAAGTTGATGATGAGTATTATGAAGAAAGTCAGATTGATGATGATGAGTTTGAGGATATTTGTGATGAAGACTATGAAAGTGAGGGAAATCAACAGGCTGAAGATTTAAAAGGCTCTTCTGAAAGGGGCTTAGTAGGGGCTTGTAAGGGTCTACCAAGTAATAAAGTAATAAGTAATAAAGAAGAAGTAATAAGTAATAAACACAAAGTAAAGAATAAAAAACACAAAATAAAAAACAATAAACAAAAAGTAAAAAGTAATAGTAATAAGAATAATAAAGAAAAACAGAAATGTGATTATGAAATTGAAAATAAAGAACATGAAGAAGCAAAATACAGTAAAGCAAAACATAGTGATTGTGAAGAAACTAAAGATACAACTATAACTGTAACCTCAACTGCAGCTAGTAAAGCCGAGTTTAAAGATATAATAAGTGTTTTTGAAAATAACATACATCCCATAGTACCTATGGAGTATGAGAAAATTATAGATTGGAGTAGTAAGTTTAGCTATGACCTAATAATCATGGCAATAGAGGAGGCTGTAAACAATAGCGTTAGAAACATGAGGTATATAGAGAAAATACTATATACCTGGCTTTCTAATGGCATAACTACATCTCAAGGAGTTGAAGCTTACAAGAGAGAGTGGGAGAATCGAAAAAAAGGTAAGTCTAAAAACAGTTCTATGGATCAGTGGAATTATTCAGGTCAGAGAAGTTATGATTATGATAAGCTGGAGAAGAAGCTACTAGGGTTAGATAGTACAGAAGATGAAGAGTGTGGATAA
- a CDS encoding DUF4351 domain-containing protein — translation MKPTNYEDLIMKRAMDLFAEEGLKFFGINKKVKELGPTELVVLETKNMFMDYTFLMEDDTFIHFEFQTTNKGKTDLRRFRAYEALLSHQTGKDAVTYVVYSGNIKDPGSILETGINEYRVNSISMSNRDGDKIHNDIVEKIKFGIEITKQDIISLTFTPIMGGKVGIADKIINAIHIVKDITNDYKYDVESILYAFANKFLSGKDLEKVKEELRMTELGKSLIQEGMEKGIKEGIKEGREEGKSELLIKMLIKKFKKLPDEYKKKIKSLPEETLEIIATDIFELNSIEELEQYF, via the coding sequence ATGAAGCCTACGAATTATGAAGATTTAATAATGAAAAGAGCAATGGATCTTTTTGCAGAAGAGGGATTAAAGTTCTTTGGTATAAATAAAAAAGTTAAGGAACTTGGACCAACAGAATTAGTAGTTTTAGAAACTAAAAATATGTTTATGGACTATACTTTCCTAATGGAAGATGATACTTTTATACATTTTGAATTTCAAACAACTAATAAAGGAAAAACAGATTTAAGAAGATTTAGAGCTTATGAAGCGTTATTAAGTCATCAGACTGGAAAAGATGCTGTTACATATGTTGTTTATTCAGGCAATATAAAAGATCCAGGGAGTATTTTAGAAACAGGAATAAATGAATACAGAGTTAATTCAATATCTATGTCGAATAGAGATGGAGATAAGATACATAATGATATTGTAGAGAAAATAAAATTTGGAATAGAGATTACAAAACAAGATATAATATCCCTAACATTCACTCCTATTATGGGAGGAAAGGTAGGAATAGCAGATAAAATAATTAATGCTATACATATAGTAAAGGACATAACCAATGATTATAAGTATGATGTAGAATCAATACTATATGCTTTTGCAAATAAATTTTTAAGCGGAAAAGATTTGGAGAAAGTAAAGGAGGAATTGAGAATGACTGAATTAGGTAAAAGTTTAATACAAGAAGGAATGGAAAAAGGAATAAAAGAAGGAATAAAAGAAGGTAGAGAAGAAGGAAAATCAGAACTTTTAATTAAAATGTTGATTAAAAAATTTAAAAAATTACCTGATGAATATAAGAAAAAAATAAAATCACTTCCAGAGGAAACTTTAGAGATAATTGCAACAGACATATTTGAACTAAATTCAATAGAAGAGCTAGAGCAATATTTTTAA
- a CDS encoding helix-turn-helix transcriptional regulator: MMDDLIEGLPWNKKLEILRAVKGWTQVEAAKRCNTHQKLYWSWEKGKTHPSKKSQAAIASAYDVEIQDIFQV; the protein is encoded by the coding sequence ATGATGGACGATTTAATTGAAGGTTTACCATGGAATAAAAAGTTAGAGATTTTAAGGGCTGTTAAAGGATGGACGCAAGTAGAAGCAGCTAAAAGATGTAATACACATCAAAAATTATATTGGAGTTGGGAAAAAGGCAAGACTCATCCTAGTAAAAAAAGCCAAGCGGCTATAGCAAGTGCATACGATGTTGAGATTCAAGATATATTTCAAGTTTAG
- a CDS encoding ADP-ribosyltransferase: MLNRKIFREFHTDKEAYEWAMDYFGSWIKDIQSNKDNDDENDIAHLLYDYTGNMNIIYNEFLRDCNRFNNEEIKEYSRNIVIIAKGISKFALEENIIVYRYTHKNLFRQLFDDSKLKIGKTFTDKGFMSTTLVQDLLKEFAKNHRYNCVLKLYLPKGTKGAYIKFDNSLLNEHEFLLPPNTTFKLLRRKFSIKYFMWVYECKLVSQ, from the coding sequence TTGCTTAATAGAAAAATATTTAGAGAATTTCATACTGATAAAGAGGCTTACGAATGGGCAATGGATTACTTTGGATCATGGATAAAAGACATACAAAGTAATAAAGACAACGATGATGAAAATGATATAGCTCATTTGCTATATGATTATACAGGTAATATGAATATTATATACAATGAGTTTCTAAGAGATTGTAATAGATTTAACAACGAAGAGATTAAAGAATATTCTAGAAATATTGTAATTATTGCAAAAGGAATTAGTAAGTTTGCATTAGAAGAAAATATTATTGTATACCGTTACACCCATAAAAATTTATTTAGGCAGTTATTTGACGATTCAAAGCTAAAGATAGGAAAAACATTTACTGATAAAGGATTTATGAGTACAACATTAGTACAAGATTTACTTAAAGAATTTGCAAAAAATCACAGATATAATTGTGTATTGAAACTATATTTACCAAAAGGAACTAAGGGTGCTTACATAAAATTTGATAATAGCTTATTGAATGAACATGAATTTTTATTACCACCAAATACAACATTTAAATTATTGAGAAGAAAATTTAGTATTAAATATTTTATGTGGGTTTATGAATGTAAATTAGTAAGTCAATGA
- a CDS encoding helix-turn-helix domain-containing protein: MIKKQVDKFGVLLTVEEMADALGIREEQAYRLICQNAFEVLRVGTIIRVPKVKLLQWSSTHISNYEAE, translated from the coding sequence ATGATAAAGAAACAAGTTGATAAGTTTGGTGTATTGTTAACAGTAGAAGAAATGGCAGATGCATTAGGTATAAGAGAAGAGCAAGCTTATAGGTTAATATGTCAAAATGCTTTTGAAGTCCTGAGGGTGGGGACTATTATAAGAGTTCCCAAAGTAAAACTATTACAGTGGAGTAGCACGCATATAAGTAATTACGAAGCTGAGTAA
- a CDS encoding restriction endonuclease subunit S, translated as MEKLSELVELVSGSPQFRITEVFDEKTPLFTYYSQTDLTDDLVGIISKTVDNKQVRTNDKLNTLCDGDIVFSLITGIATIVRKEHEGYIYTQNYVKLLPSNKIDSKFLVYLINENKTIKKQFVLGLQGSQVLKYTLKQLKELEIPKIPSIDKQKIIGQVYFNQLRLQALRNREAELETKIILSKLEEACER; from the coding sequence ATGGAAAAGTTAAGCGAATTAGTTGAGTTAGTAAGTGGATCTCCTCAGTTTAGAATTACTGAAGTGTTTGATGAAAAAACACCGCTTTTTACTTATTATAGTCAAACAGATTTAACAGATGATTTGGTAGGTATTATTTCAAAAACTGTGGACAATAAACAAGTCAGGACCAATGATAAATTAAATACCTTATGTGATGGTGATATAGTATTTAGTTTGATCACGGGAATTGCAACGATAGTAAGAAAAGAGCATGAGGGATATATTTATACGCAAAACTACGTTAAGTTATTACCTAGCAATAAAATTGATTCAAAGTTTTTGGTTTATCTTATTAATGAAAACAAAACAATCAAGAAACAGTTTGTGCTGGGATTGCAAGGTTCCCAAGTTTTAAAATATACTCTAAAGCAACTTAAAGAGCTTGAAATACCGAAAATACCTTCCATAGATAAGCAAAAAATTATAGGACAAGTTTATTTTAATCAATTAAGGCTACAAGCCCTTAGAAATAGAGAAGCGGAACTTGAAACAAAAATCATATTATCCAAGTTAGAGGAGGCATGTGAGAGATGA